gagaaaaaaaaaaaatttttcttttttcttttctcacCAGTCTATTGATTCGTTGAGATGTTCAATcaagatgatggtgatggattttgtgtgtgtgtgtgtgtgagtgtgtgacattcaatcattgaaaattaatattttttttggttgctgcatccattatcatcatcgacgacaacaacaacaacaacaacgaaaacagcatcaataaaaaatacgttttttatttcaagaCTAAAAACTcatagtcgtcgtcgtcgtcgtttctgttgttgttgttgttattgactgttgcacacacacacacacacacacacacatcaagttcatgattgattcgacaatcatcatcatcaccaaaaaaaaatcagttgacgacaatttgaattttgatgatgatgatgatgaagaaagaacaaaaaaaatgaattgatatgaaattgaaaaaaaaattgatcaatcgatcgattagcatttttttttcctattgaCATGCTAGATTGATATATGatctacattttttttctctgcagatcgaatcatcatcacgtcGTATCAATTTATTGCTattttgggtttttttcggctgcttgcttttttttattgtttgtttgtttgtttgtcctATCACACTAGCTGAACTGAagttgtaaaattttttttttcttcatgtaTGATATGAAACCCATTATTTTAAtcgacaaaaatcaaaatcaatttcccatgaataataaaatgatgatgatgatgatgatggttggaaacgacaaaaaatttttttttttcatcaaataaaccAAATGGCTTTGGGTGGtggtgtaaaaaaaaattggccgaatcaaataaatcatatacatacacattGCAACATGATTAcaacacgatgatgatgatgataaagttaGTTTCATGAATCCATTGAAAacatccattcatccataGCCGATAAACacatttatcaaaaaaaaacaaacgaacgaaagaaagaaagaaaagaaaatttcgaggtaacaaataaataaacagaCAATATTGATTGCCGAAATATTTattatgtgtttgtttgttgccaAATTCAATGGAATGGTATGGTAgaaatttccatttcaatacaaaaaaaaaaaaacaaaacaaaacatccaCCCATTCCAGGTATTTTCATATGATGGTCATAAGACATTCacgtttttcttcttcttgttgttgctgttgttgttgcaatgaatgatgacatATGATTTTTGTCGAGATAACAAggacaagatttttttttttttttggaaatttgaaatcatctGCACGATACATGCGTTTGTGTtgtgttgaatgaatgaatgaataaatgaatgtaatTTGCCTTGGAaaccagaaagaaaaattgaaagaaattttttatttgttcttTTCCgtgaaaatgtcaaaaaacattcagttttttttcattttataacaGGGGGGTTTCTATTTCTGGATATGGTGTGATGAGCACTGAttcttggaattttttttttttttgaagaaaaatgaaaaaaatcaataattaccTTGAACGGCATTCGAATGATCCaataattgttcatcatcaatgttcatttcaatcagaTCGATGGTGTTCATTAATTGTGATGAGAGAAAATttaacagacaaaaaaatgaatgttttttattttgaaaacaaacaaacaaaaaaatttctggaaTTCCAAGATGGACCATTCGAGAATAAAGTAATCGCATTCAAAAACTCATCTAATGaaatgagtgtgtgtgtgtgtgtgtgtacagcTTCAAGATCAACattagtttgtttttgtttttgttttggttaaATCGAATTGCAAGGGTTTTCGCGCGCTCTCatttttcgaatcaaaatatagaaaaaaaaatctagaacAATGAATGCCAtcttttgattgttttgatggatagaaattttttttttttttttgttatcaaaaTTTGTGGAAATCCGATATACGTGCATGTGGATTTTGAGCACAACAGCGTGTGTGCATGTTTTGATTCctcgaaacaacaacaacaaaaaataatgttttatGTCTCTTTGAATTCTGCTTAAAAATTCGtaatcgaagaaaaaaatgacaatgaaacaaTATTCATTAGTGAATCGTTTGATGAATCGTGAAATTGGATCGataaaaaatccatcatcaacaacaatgatgatgaatgattgtcGCCAGCATCGTGCATCGAAAATTCTATCCAacatgattattgatgaaaatcttgAATATAATGACCATTTCTATTATAAAGATCTACTCGGACATTATGGTTGTGTCAATACTGTTgaattttccaatgatgGAAATTTCATGATTTCTGGTGGCGATGATAAACGTGTTTTAATATGGCGTGTTTGGGATGCAATTGTTggtatgttttttgtttgtttgtttgattgattgattgattgaattatggatttttttcctgttttgttttcagatgatgattataagcCACGAATAATGCGTAAAGAACATTCATCCAATATATTCTGTCTCAGTTTTGATCGAGAACAGCAACGTATTTTTTCcggtggtaatgatgatcttgTTATTGTGCACAATGTGGAAACTGGCGATGCAATCGATGTTTTTGCACATATGAATGATGTTTATGGAATATCGGTGAATCCAACGAATAATAACATATTTGCAAGTGCATCGAATGAAATTCGTATATGGGATCTACGTAGTTCATTGAATTGTCAACATTTACAATCGAATGGTGTATTTCATGGTGTAAAATATAATCCCATTCAACCGTATATGATTGCAACTGCAAGTTCACAATTCGGTGTGGAACTATATGATCTGCGGCAACCACTGCAAAGATTATCaagattttttccatcttaCATGGTCAATAGTCCAGCTGCAATGTGtgtaaatttcaatcaaacggGTGATAAATTATTGGCGTTGGGTAGAAAATTACCGCCTGTCCTGTATGATGTTCGTTCGCCATAtccacaattattatttgaaggTGATGGTTTCTATAATTATtgtacattgaaaaaatgcaGTTTTGCCGGACAAAATGACCAATACGTTATATCTGGATCggataatttttatatttatttatggaAAATACCGGATACTGTACGCAATGATTCTTGGCCAGAAAatccattgaaaaatgatacaACCACATTTGTTGCTAAACCAATACAACTGCTAACGGGACATCGATCCATTGTTAATCAAGTttgttttaatcatcaaaatggcGGTATTATTGCATCAACGGGTGTGGAGAAAATGATCCGTCTATGGAGTCCATTAATGCGACTAGGCCCAGAAGAATCGAATTGTATCAATTCAAAAGAGCCAAAATTTTCACGTCAATTATATCATTATACTGATTATATCAGTGAATTAGATCAACGTGATGAAAACAACAGTAacggtgataataatgatgaagattttcgTTTGATCGCCTATTTTGATATAATGCTTAAACGTGATATGTCACTAAGTTCATATAGTTCATCAGATGATGAGAATCGTTCATATTTTGAATTGTgtgattattcatcatcatcatcaacaaccaccagtgccgataatgatgatgaacaagatgatgatcatatcaagaaaaatatcaatgaCAGTTATCCGTCCACTGATTTAGAATCtgatttggatgaaaaatttcatgtacaaaatcattatgatttcaaaaatcatAACCATTTACAAACAACATCAGCCACGTCAATTATTggcaatagaaaaaatttaatttcaaaagaTTATATGAGCCATACCTATTCAAAACGAATGTATGTTCGTTATTTAAAAAGTATTgtcaacataatcatcaaacaaatggaaatgattttaccagaattgaaagaaattcttcaacaacagcaatcacCGAGGGATTGtcaaaaattggaaaataaaaaacaacaacagcagcaatcacagcaagaacaacaacagatatCGATTCTGTTTTTAATGAGAAAACTTCATAATGAATTTCGTTCATATCAGGATCTTTATAAATGTATACAgattaagaaaaaatataaactTTTGATGCACgcatttcgttttgtttcggAATTGTATGGTGCATTACGTACACGGACATTATTTCGTCGCccttataataatcatggtgaattgaatttgaaaaccATAATTGCATCGTTGTCGAAATCGGATCAAATCAATGTGATGGCAAGAAAAATGTCCATTATCGAAggttcgtattttttttgtggtttattcattttaccTTTTGTCTTGTCTGAACAGAACGAAAATTGTGTGATCGAAAACTTCATGGTCTCATTTGTAGTTTTTATGGAAGAATTTTACATTTGGCCAAATTGTTActtggtaattttttttcttgaattttctttcaattttttcatggatttattttttttcacttgacCAGATGTAAAATGTTTTATAAATCTACGAAGtaatacaaatgaattttgttatGCGCTCTTATGCGCCCAAAGTGGcagtaatgataatcatcatcaacattcgatATTCTGTCTGAACAAACGTACAATAACTAGATGTTTAATACAGAATTTAGCTGAAGTTGAACTGGATACAATAACATCGGATTCGTCAtcggatgatgatataattgaCTGGAATacggataataataattcagatggttatgatgacgacattgatgctgctgctactggtggtggtgatttgGCTGATCCACAAAATGAAGATTTAAATCAATCCAGTGATAGCAGTGATGATAgtagtgatgatgacgatgaccatgatgatgaaagaaaaaagaatatctGGCTAGATAATcttgtttcatatttttccaattctgaTTCaatcgacgacgacgacgacgatgatgataatgatgatgatgattcaagtgatgacaatgacaacaataaaaatgatgatgacattgatgaagatgataaagAGCCTGAATCTtccaataaattgaaaaatgatgaaccatCTTtttcgccatcatcatcaaccacgTCACCGCCACCATCATGTTCGacgataaaaacaaaatccgaTTCAGATAATCCTACTGTtcgttttaaaaaaattgaaaattttcacaaaaGAAATTACAAAAATGTCCATGCAATACAAAAACGGCTAAAACAACGTCGACGAaaatcatcgtcgtcatcatcatcgacaacatcatcgtcgtcgccGATGAATAAGACAtcggtgaaaaaaattcgacgaaattgaatttttgatccatgacatttgtttttgtttttttttctgaaaaaaatttaaaatttttgataaatatcATTAATAACAGGTGGCGTTACTATCTCATTGACTCGATCAAGTTTTAttcgattaaatttttctgaatgttgtggttttttggatttttttccatttagcATAATATATTTTGTTCGCTGCTCATCCGTGGTTCacgaatcagaaaaaaatgttcactGAAATAGATTGGCAAACTATTGTTGAACAATTTGTTCATATTGGTCTCATATTTGGTGCCATATTTCAGCTAATATGTATTGGAGCGGCAATCTTTTTACCGTGTAAAAGTGAATTGGCAACGAATCAACGAGAATCGtcgaaaacatcatcatcgtttgaaTCTGGCACAAATGAACGATTTCTGGAtgaaagtgatgatgatcaggatTTGAATGTGGGCAAAATCTATGGAAATCGTCATGgtaatagtaataatcatgttcatcaccgacatcatcatcaaatggatgATAATCGTTCCAATAGTcgtggatcatcatcatcatcatcttggaATAGTCGAAACAAAGAAGGAAAACGAAAACGTCGATGaaagatcatttttttttgtttcacaaaaGATACTCATTCCattctttgttttcaatttttgatttctataaacacacaacaatgatgtgatttcatttcttttttttcattttcatttttgcatCACATTCGATAGTCCttcattattttaatttgtaatcagatgaattttttaaaaaaaaataaattctttataaaagattttttaaaaCATGTCATTTATGAATGGTAACACAATTCTTTGGACTTGATCACACTGCCCATGCGTGAAAAAGCAAccattgtgtttgttttttcgtcgatattgttgttgttgtgattgttaTTGCgactgtatttttttttcatttcatttcgttttgttgtttgtcgttGCCGTCAATTGTTTTCTgttatcttttttctttctctttatcTCTTGAATGTATTTACAAATCAGTCactttttcaacaacagcaacagttcatatttttttttttaattcatttgattgaatttttcattcaatatttgcaacaaaaaaaaacaaaacaaaaattgttgttgttgtttgttattgCCTGTCATTTCgtcattt
This is a stretch of genomic DNA from Dermatophagoides farinae isolate YC_2012a chromosome 2, ASM2471394v1, whole genome shotgun sequence. It encodes these proteins:
- the LOC124499137 gene encoding uncharacterized protein LOC124499137, which produces MTMKQYSLVNRLMNREIGSIKNPSSTTMMMNDCRQHRASKILSNMIIDENLEYNDHFYYKDLLGHYGCVNTVEFSNDGNFMISGGDDKRVLIWRVWDAIVDDDYKPRIMRKEHSSNIFCLSFDREQQRIFSGGNDDLVIVHNVETGDAIDVFAHMNDVYGISVNPTNNNIFASASNEIRIWDLRSSLNCQHLQSNGVFHGVKYNPIQPYMIATASSQFGVELYDLRQPLQRLSRFFPSYMVNSPAAMCVNFNQTGDKLLALGRKLPPVLYDVRSPYPQLLFEGDGFYNYCTLKKCSFAGQNDQYVISGSDNFYIYLWKIPDTVRNDSWPENPLKNDTTTFVAKPIQLLTGHRSIVNQVCFNHQNGGIIASTGVEKMIRLWSPLMRLGPEESNCINSKEPKFSRQLYHYTDYISELDQRDENNSNGDNNDEDFRLIAYFDIMLKRDMSLSSYSSSDDENRSYFELCDYSSSSSTTTSADNDDEQDDDHIKKNINDSYPSTDLESDLDEKFHVQNHYDFKNHNHLQTTSATSIIGNRKNLISKDYMSHTYSKRMYVRYLKSIVNIIIKQMEMILPELKEILQQQQSPRDCQKLENKKQQQQQSQQEQQQISILFLMRKLHNEFRSYQDLYKCIQIKKKYKLLMHAFRFVSELYGALRTRTLFRRPYNNHGELNLKTIIASLSKSDQINVMARKMSIIEERKLCDRKLHGLICSFYGRILHLAKLLLDVKCFINLRSNTNEFCYALLCAQSGSNDNHHQHSIFCLNKRTITRCLIQNLAEVELDTITSDSSSDDDIIDWNTDNNNSDGYDDDIDAAATGGGDLADPQNEDLNQSSDSSDDSSDDDDDHDDERKKNIWLDNLVSYFSNSDSIDDDDDDDDNDDDDSSDDNDNNKNDDDIDEDDKEPESSNKLKNDEPSFSPSSSTTSPPPSCSTIKTKSDSDNPTVRFKKIENFHKRNYKNVHAIQKRLKQRRRKSSSSSSSTTSSSSPMNKTSVKKIRRN
- the LOC124494273 gene encoding uncharacterized protein LOC124494273; protein product: MFTEIDWQTIVEQFVHIGLIFGAIFQLICIGAAIFLPCKSELATNQRESSKTSSSFESGTNERFLDESDDDQDLNVGKIYGNRHGNSNNHVHHRHHHQMDDNRSNSRGSSSSSSWNSRNKEGKRKRR